One Natrinema marinum genomic window carries:
- a CDS encoding precorrin-2 dehydrogenase/sirohydrochlorin ferrochelatase family protein gives MIPLLHDFTNETVLVFGGGPVGARKARRFAREAQVLVVSPAFADRDFGGAELIRAVPAPDDIAGWLERATPALVVAATDDAAVNEAVAEVARERGVLVNQADQSGERERGSVVVPATVREEPVVVSIATGGKAPALSKYLRQELEEHLEGAGEMARVCAGLREELKAREVPADRRRQVVTDIVNSPDLWTALRTGTSNCRQVIEDVLGEQPSTGGDRP, from the coding sequence ATGATTCCACTCTTGCACGATTTCACGAACGAGACGGTGCTCGTCTTCGGCGGCGGCCCCGTCGGTGCCCGAAAGGCCCGACGGTTCGCCCGTGAGGCACAGGTACTCGTCGTCAGTCCCGCGTTCGCCGATCGGGATTTCGGCGGTGCCGAATTGATTCGGGCCGTGCCCGCCCCCGACGATATCGCGGGCTGGCTCGAGCGCGCCACACCCGCACTGGTCGTCGCCGCGACCGACGACGCGGCGGTAAACGAGGCCGTGGCCGAGGTGGCCCGCGAGCGGGGAGTGCTCGTCAACCAGGCGGACCAGTCGGGCGAGCGCGAGCGCGGCAGCGTCGTCGTGCCCGCAACCGTCCGCGAGGAGCCCGTCGTCGTCTCGATCGCGACCGGCGGTAAGGCACCCGCGCTGAGCAAGTACCTGCGACAAGAACTCGAGGAGCACCTCGAGGGGGCCGGCGAGATGGCCCGAGTCTGTGCCGGATTGCGCGAGGAATTGAAAGCGCGCGAGGTGCCGGCCGACCGCCGCCGACAGGTCGTCACCGACATCGTCAATTCTCCGGATCTTTGGACAGCTTTACGTACGGGTACTTCCAACTGTCGGCAAGTGATTGAGGACGTGCTGGGCGAACAACCGTCTACAGGGGGTGATCGGCCGTGA
- the hemA gene encoding glutamyl-tRNA reductase, which yields MSTGVVTAARVTHDSGCVDQLAAASPESQGAAVTELLTVPDIEEAYVLSTCNRVEAYVVGPGHAVGRAALEEFFAGVDDEAVVTTDHDESLRHLLRVAAGLESVILGEDQIIGQVRTAYEDARDAGGIGSMLEAAVTKAIHVGERARTETTINEGVVSLGSAATRRAAQEIDLEGATALVVGAGEMGQLAARSLAAAGVDELVVANRTVAHADHLVDDVDGEADARAAPLEALETVATRADVVIAATDSEEPVIEPRHLECGDGADQVIVDLGQPRDVAPSTGALPAVRVFDLDDLESITAETREQRADAAREVETMIDREFDLLAEQYKRARADEAIAAMYESAERIKEREVETALSRLDGDDVSDEQREVVEAMADSLVNQLLAPPTKSLREAAAEDDWSTIHTALQLFDPEFGADDGPFAPPSMAAVSNGERGIGATDDD from the coding sequence ATTTCGACCGGCGTCGTCACGGCTGCGCGAGTGACCCACGACAGCGGGTGCGTCGACCAACTCGCCGCCGCTAGCCCCGAGAGTCAGGGCGCCGCCGTGACGGAGCTTCTGACCGTGCCCGACATCGAGGAGGCGTACGTCCTCTCGACGTGCAACCGAGTCGAAGCCTACGTCGTCGGCCCGGGCCACGCCGTCGGCCGGGCCGCGCTCGAGGAATTCTTCGCCGGGGTCGACGACGAGGCCGTCGTCACGACCGACCACGACGAGAGTCTGCGCCACCTGTTGCGAGTCGCCGCCGGCCTCGAGTCGGTGATCCTCGGCGAAGACCAGATCATCGGACAGGTCAGGACCGCCTACGAGGATGCCCGCGACGCCGGCGGCATCGGCTCGATGCTCGAGGCCGCGGTGACGAAGGCGATCCACGTCGGCGAACGCGCCCGCACCGAGACGACGATCAACGAGGGCGTCGTCTCGCTGGGCTCGGCCGCGACGCGCCGCGCCGCTCAGGAGATCGACCTCGAGGGAGCGACCGCGCTGGTCGTGGGCGCCGGTGAGATGGGCCAACTCGCCGCCCGCAGCCTCGCGGCCGCCGGCGTCGACGAACTCGTCGTCGCCAACCGAACCGTCGCCCACGCCGACCACCTCGTCGACGACGTCGACGGCGAGGCCGACGCTCGAGCCGCGCCGCTCGAGGCCCTCGAGACCGTCGCGACCCGCGCCGACGTGGTCATCGCGGCGACCGACAGCGAGGAGCCGGTCATCGAACCGCGCCATCTCGAGTGTGGCGACGGAGCCGATCAGGTGATCGTCGACCTCGGCCAGCCCCGCGACGTCGCACCGTCGACCGGCGCGTTGCCCGCAGTCCGGGTCTTCGATCTGGACGACCTCGAGTCGATCACCGCCGAGACGCGCGAACAGCGCGCCGATGCCGCCCGCGAGGTCGAGACGATGATCGACCGCGAGTTCGACCTGCTCGCGGAACAGTACAAGCGCGCTCGCGCCGACGAGGCCATCGCCGCGATGTACGAGTCCGCCGAGCGGATCAAAGAACGGGAGGTCGAGACGGCGCTGTCGCGACTCGACGGCGACGACGTCTCCGACGAACAACGCGAGGTCGTCGAAGCGATGGCCGACTCGCTGGTCAACCAGTTGCTCGCGCCGCCGACCAAGAGCCTGCGGGAGGCGGCGGCCGAGGACGACTGGAGCACCATCCACACCGCGCTCCAGTTGTTCGATCCAGAGTTCGGCGCGGACGACGGCCCGTTCGCGCCGCCGTCGATGGCCGCCGTCTCGAACGGCGAACGAGGGATCGGCGCGACCGACGACGACTGA
- a CDS encoding HalOD1 output domain-containing protein codes for MDFRTSNATSKRGPVSIRVVEAVAAREGIDPFEVSPPLHDSIDPAALDALFEPTMTGDRATGTVTFRFHDYRVRVGSDGSVGLGDDPDTEKDSGVGPETDAR; via the coding sequence ATGGATTTCCGCACATCGAACGCGACGTCGAAGCGGGGGCCGGTGTCGATCCGCGTCGTGGAAGCCGTCGCGGCTCGAGAGGGGATCGATCCGTTCGAGGTGTCGCCACCGCTACACGACTCGATCGATCCGGCGGCACTGGACGCGCTGTTCGAGCCGACGATGACCGGCGACCGGGCGACCGGCACGGTTACGTTTCGGTTTCACGACTATCGGGTCCGCGTCGGCAGCGACGGCAGCGTCGGCCTCGGGGACGACCCCGACACCGAAAAGGATTCAGGAGTGGGGCCGGAGACGGACGCACGATGA
- a CDS encoding HAD family hydrolase: MASEPDYDFWLLDLDGTLVDVEWSYTRSVFDRVGDRLGRGFTDREAEILWHGLTGSRDRQLEAWGVDPGAFWTAFHEEEDPLVRAEQTYLHDDAAFVADLEEPVGLVTHCQEFLAEPVLDHLGIGDWFDAQLCCTEETGWKPDPNPVERVMTDLGVGHNGHRGVLAGDGACDVGAAWNAGLDAIHVERLGHERRGQCVLGDYRVESFDELY; the protein is encoded by the coding sequence ATGGCCTCCGAGCCCGACTACGACTTCTGGCTGCTCGACCTCGACGGCACGCTCGTCGACGTCGAGTGGTCCTACACGCGGTCGGTGTTCGACCGGGTCGGCGACCGGCTCGGCCGCGGGTTTACCGACCGAGAGGCTGAGATCCTCTGGCACGGCCTGACCGGCTCCCGGGACCGCCAACTCGAGGCGTGGGGCGTCGATCCCGGGGCGTTCTGGACGGCGTTCCACGAGGAAGAGGATCCGCTGGTTCGCGCCGAACAGACCTACCTCCACGACGACGCCGCGTTCGTCGCCGACCTCGAGGAACCGGTCGGGCTGGTCACCCACTGCCAGGAGTTCCTCGCCGAGCCGGTGCTGGATCACCTCGGAATCGGCGACTGGTTCGATGCGCAACTGTGCTGTACCGAGGAGACGGGTTGGAAACCCGATCCGAACCCCGTCGAGCGCGTCATGACCGATCTCGGCGTCGGCCACAACGGTCATCGCGGCGTGCTCGCGGGCGACGGTGCCTGCGACGTTGGGGCGGCGTGGAACGCCGGCCTCGACGCGATCCACGTCGAACGCCTCGGCCACGAGCGCCGCGGTCAGTGTGTCCTCGGCGACTATCGCGTCGAGTCGTTCGACGAACTGTACTGA
- a CDS encoding ABC transporter substrate-binding protein codes for MTLTFQLNWEPNGFQSPYFLAREEGFYEDEGLEVQFVEGHGSPYAAERAATGDADIALAGASAVLAKQSEGFDPLAVAAVTQKTPAAVYTLRDVFGGKLSEPEQLAGRTVAPSATKTRILTAQLLENAGIRDEVDLLQVDPHTHHRVQHKVIDGTVDAAVGVVTNGIEIGREHDRTPDELPIGDSLEIYGMTLVTSPAFADEQPETVRSFLRATARGWAVATRDPDRAVDVLVGRNATLERNREIERLKFETAAHRLQFTPYVREHGWGAQDPARWRRLGETLSETALLEGEIDPDTVWTGEFRPADEPIVAEYAERVRPTAD; via the coding sequence GTGACGCTCACGTTCCAACTCAACTGGGAACCAAACGGCTTCCAGTCGCCGTACTTCCTCGCGCGCGAGGAAGGGTTCTACGAGGACGAGGGCCTCGAGGTCCAGTTCGTCGAGGGCCACGGCTCGCCCTACGCGGCCGAACGTGCCGCCACCGGCGACGCGGATATCGCGCTGGCCGGCGCGAGCGCCGTCCTCGCGAAACAGAGCGAGGGGTTCGACCCACTGGCGGTCGCGGCGGTCACCCAGAAGACGCCGGCCGCCGTCTACACGCTGCGGGACGTCTTCGGCGGAAAACTGTCCGAACCCGAACAGCTGGCGGGCCGGACCGTCGCGCCTTCCGCGACGAAGACGCGCATTCTGACGGCCCAACTACTCGAGAACGCCGGGATCCGCGACGAAGTCGACCTGCTCCAGGTCGACCCCCACACCCACCACCGCGTCCAGCACAAAGTGATAGACGGCACGGTCGACGCTGCGGTCGGCGTCGTCACCAACGGGATCGAGATCGGCCGCGAGCACGACCGTACCCCCGACGAACTCCCGATCGGCGACTCCCTCGAGATCTACGGCATGACGCTCGTCACGAGCCCCGCGTTCGCGGACGAACAGCCGGAGACGGTCCGCTCGTTCCTCCGGGCGACCGCCCGCGGCTGGGCCGTCGCGACCCGCGACCCCGACCGCGCCGTCGACGTGCTCGTCGGCCGGAACGCCACGCTCGAGCGCAACCGGGAGATCGAGCGGCTCAAATTCGAGACCGCCGCCCACCGGCTCCAGTTCACCCCGTACGTCCGGGAGCACGGCTGGGGGGCACAGGACCCGGCCCGCTGGCGTCGCCTCGGCGAGACGCTCTCGGAGACGGCGCTGCTCGAGGGTGAGATCGACCCGGACACGGTCTGGACCGGGGAGTTCCGCCCCGCCGACGAGCCGATCGTCGCCGAGTACGCGGAGCGGGTGCGGCCGACAGCCGATTGA